A genome region from Brassica oleracea var. oleracea cultivar TO1000 chromosome C2, BOL, whole genome shotgun sequence includes the following:
- the LOC106323651 gene encoding uncharacterized mitochondrial protein AtMg00310-like, with translation MGMYLGFPEFIGGSKMKVFSYVQDRFNGRINNWSSRLLSKGGKEVQIKAVAQAVPTYVMSCYLLPQGITNRLRSTTSNFWWSSNQNSRGLHWIAWDEICTPKDLGGLGFRDLHDFNIALLAKQLWRLIHYPDSLLARVLKGRYYRHTSPLDDHQSYSPSYGWRSIMAAKPLLTLGLRKTIGTGGDTRAWSEPWIPDTVARAPKPADHIVYRLPQLPVQSFIRNDTKEWDTQLLRDFFILMI, from the coding sequence ATGGGGATGTACCTTGGATTTCCAGAATTTATTGGCGGATCAAAGATGAAGGTTTTCTCCTACGTACAAGACCGCTTTAATGGACGGATCAACAATTGGTCATCGAGACTTCTCTCTAAAGGGGGAAAAGAAGTACAAATCAAAGCTGTGGCCCAAGCGGTCCCGACTTACGTGATGTCGTGCTACTTACTCCCACAAGGCATTACTAATAGATTGAGGAGTACCACATCAAACTTCTGGTGGAGTTCCAACCAGAACAGCAGAGGCTTACATTGGATAGCATGGGATGAAATCTGTACCCCTAAAGATTTAGGGGGACTAGGTTTTCGCGATCTCCATGATTTCAACATAGCGCTTCTTGCTAAACAACTATGGAGACTGATCCATTACCCAGACTCTTTGCTAGCGCGAGTTCTTAAAGGGAGATATTACAGACATACCTCTCCACTGGATGACCACCAGTCATACTCACCATCCTATGGATGGCGTAGTATCATGGCAGCAAAACCCCTTCTCACACTAGGACTACGGAAGACGATCGGCACGGGTGGAGACACAAGGGCCTGGTCAGAACCTTGGATCCCAGATACAGTTGCCCGAGCACCTAAACCTGCGGATCATATAGTGTACAGACTCCCCCAGCTTCCTGTTCAGTCCTTTATTAGGAATGATACCAAGGAGTGGGATACACAACTTCTACGAGATTTTTTCATCCTGATGATATAA